In Colias croceus chromosome 12, ilColCroc2.1, one genomic interval encodes:
- the LOC123696349 gene encoding neurofilament heavy polypeptide has translation MKVLIVCLALVAVSLAMPVAEDKPDVPVAPVAAAEIKSGEEKVQNDAQPAVPEAKKEEPVPEEKEASAPIDAEAKSAPSPIEAAVDSKPAKEDDKESKKEEIPQVKSEEPAKDAAPSEEKPQQKSESPEAESKPESKPEESQAKVEEVAPAVKSVSVDEAIDVVSAIKNPAAVADDVVDLAAINPISESQPAVSTKSAEPEEKKDEAPESEVAAKSENVDEAKPVEQKAEEKKEEPAAKSPVPEAPVEPKSGDAGVAADSPRVVRDAVDEKPTSADAAKEETKSADVANAEDKQAEIPAISVKSAESSEESKEKEEKVEDKKDDAPKEKAAPIEPAQPKEESEKKPELKETALPLNASTKDSSEESSESSETSKDSSEVSAEKTEKSSAPTSS, from the coding sequence atGAAGGTGCTGATTGTTTGTCTGGCCTTAGTGGCTGTGAGCCTCGCCATGCCCGTCGCAGAAGATAAGCCAGATGTGCCTGTCGCACCAGTTGCTGCAGCGGAAATAAAGAGCGGGGAAGAAAAAGTTCAGAACGATGCACAGCCAGCGGTTCCAGAAGCAAAAAAAGAAGAGCCAGTACCTGAAGAAAAAGAAGCAAGCGCACCTATTGACGCAGAAGCCAAGAGCGCACCTTCTCCCATTGAAGCCGCTGTAGATTCCAAACCTGCAAAAGAGGACGATAAAGAATCTAAGAAAGAGGAAATTCCACAGGTAAAATCAGAAGAACCAGCTAAAGACGCCGCCCCTTCAGAAGAAAAACCACAACAAAAAAGTGAAAGCCCTGAAGCCGAATCCAAACCAGAGTCCAAACCTGAAGAATCACAAGCAAAAGTAGAAGAAGTTGCACCAGCCGTTAAATCTGTGAGTGTTGATGAAGCAATTGACGTTGTTAGCGCAATTAAAAACCCAGCTGCAGTAGCTGATGATGTTGTTGACCTGGCCGCAATCAACCCTATTTCTGAAAGTCAGCCTGCCGTCTCTACCAAGTCAGCGGAGCCTGAAGAGAAAAAAGATGAAGCACCAGAATCTGAAGTCGCTGCTAAAAGTGAAAACGTCGATGAAGCCAAACCTGTTGAACAGAAAGCTGAAGAGAAGAAAGAAGAGCCTGCTGCAAAATCACCCGTTCCTGAAGCACCAGTTGAACCCAAATCTGGCGACGCTGGAGTAGCCGCTGATTCGCCACGCGTAGTTCGTGATGCTGTGGACGAAAAACCAACAAGCGCCGATGCTGCCAAGGAGGAAACAAAATCTGCTGATGTTGCCAACGCCGAAGATAAGCAAGCTGAGATACCTGCGATTTCTGTCAAATCTGCCGAATCCAGTGAAGAATCAAAGGAAAAGGAGGAAAAAGTTGAAGACAAAAAAGACGACGCACCAAAGGAAAAAGCAGCACCCATTGAACCTGCACAGCCAAAAGAAGAAAGCGAGAAAAAACCCGAATTGAAAGAAACTGCTCTCCCTTTAAATGCCTCTACTAAAGACAGTTCTGAGGAAAGCTCAGAAAGTTCTGAAACTAGCAAAGACTCGTCAGAGGTTAGCGCTGAAAAAACTGAAAAGTCGAGCGCTCCTACCTCCTCTTAG